From one Kiritimatiellia bacterium genomic stretch:
- a CDS encoding glycosyltransferase family 2 protein yields the protein MKLSIVVPAFNEEARLRPMLDVYADYFAPRYGADFELVVVVNGSTDRTEQIAADEAARFPQVRVLVEPRAVGKGGALLLGFGAARGELVGFVDADTSTPPEAFQDLVDHIGDAGAIIASRWLPGSQVSPRQPLKRRIASRIFNRLVRLLFGLRITDTQCGAKLMKGDALREVMPRLGITRWAFDVDLLFQLKRAGYAIVEWPTVWHDAGGSRLKVGRASLEMFIAICRLRLLFSPLRWVVALYDRTLGRFIRIKA from the coding sequence GTGAAGCTCTCCATCGTCGTGCCCGCCTTCAACGAGGAAGCCCGGCTGCGACCGATGCTCGATGTGTACGCCGATTATTTTGCCCCGCGCTACGGCGCCGACTTCGAGCTGGTGGTGGTGGTCAACGGCTCGACCGACCGCACGGAGCAAATCGCGGCGGACGAGGCGGCGCGGTTCCCGCAGGTGCGCGTCCTCGTCGAGCCCCGCGCCGTGGGCAAGGGCGGCGCGCTGCTGCTGGGCTTCGGCGCCGCCCGCGGGGAACTGGTCGGGTTCGTGGACGCCGACACGTCCACGCCGCCGGAGGCCTTCCAGGATCTCGTGGACCATATCGGCGACGCCGGGGCGATCATCGCCTCGCGCTGGCTGCCGGGCTCGCAGGTCAGCCCGCGCCAGCCCTTGAAGCGCCGGATCGCCTCGCGGATTTTCAACCGGCTGGTCCGCCTTCTGTTCGGCCTGCGGATCACGGATACGCAGTGCGGGGCCAAGCTGATGAAGGGCGACGCCCTGCGGGAAGTGATGCCGCGGCTCGGGATCACGCGCTGGGCGTTCGACGTGGATTTGCTGTTCCAGCTCAAGCGGGCCGGCTACGCGATCGTCGAGTGGCCGACCGTCTGGCACGACGCCGGCGGTTCGCGGCTGAAGGTCGGCCGCGCCTCGCTGGAGATGTTCATCGCGATCTGCCGGCTGCGGCTGCTGTTCTCCCCGCTCCGCTGGGTCGTGGCGCTGTACGACCGCACGCTGGGGCGGTTCATCCGGATCAAGGCATGA